The following proteins come from a genomic window of Campylobacter concisus:
- the acpS gene encoding holo-ACP synthase: MIGIDIVKIDRISRLKARHGELFLKKFLSDDEIMLAKNDATLAGFWAAKEAASKALGVGISKECGFLDIELSKDAKNAPKIKFSPKIYINFNIKEASLSITHDGGFAVAAVMIV, from the coding sequence ATGATAGGCATTGATATCGTTAAGATAGATAGGATTTCAAGACTGAAGGCTCGTCACGGTGAGCTTTTTTTAAAAAAATTTCTTAGTGATGACGAGATCATGCTAGCAAAAAACGATGCGACTTTGGCTGGATTTTGGGCGGCCAAAGAAGCAGCTAGTAAAGCCCTTGGTGTGGGCATTAGCAAAGAGTGTGGCTTTTTGGACATTGAGCTTAGCAAAGACGCAAAAAACGCACCAAAGATAAAATTTAGCCCAAAAATTTATATAAATTTTAATATCAAAGAAGCAAGCCTTAGCATAACTCACGACGGCGGATTTGCTGTAGCTGCAGTGATGATTGTCTAA